A window from Salvelinus fontinalis isolate EN_2023a chromosome 8, ASM2944872v1, whole genome shotgun sequence encodes these proteins:
- the LOC129861501 gene encoding uncharacterized protein LOC129861501 produces the protein MVGQSSWAPVSLKARTVPKVCPNPYNYEGSNPYHYQGPRHQPSPLQRPQTPNLTTTKSPDPNPHHYQGPNPYHYKGPRPQPSPLPRPQTPTLTTTKAPGPNPYHSLRPETPGPNRYHYQGPRPQPLPLPMPQAPTLTTTKAPGPNPHYYQGPNPYHYQGPRPQPLPLPMPQAPTLTTTKAPTLTITKAPGHNPHHDKESKPNPHHYKGPKPKPTVKAPNLTPTKVPALATTKTPTLTPMKVPALTTPKVV, from the exons GCCCCAACCCTTACAACTACGAAGGATCCAACCCTTACCACTACCAAGGCCCCAGGCACCAACCGTCACCACTACAAAGGCCCCAGACCCCAAACCTCACCACAACCAAGTCCCCAGACCCCAACCCTCACCACTACCAAGGCCCCAACCCTTACCACTACAAAGGCCCCAGGCCCCAACCCTCACCACTACCAAGGCCCCAGACCCCAACCCTCACCACTACCAAGGCCCCAGGCCCCAACCCTTACCACTCCCTAAGACCTGAGACCCCAGGCCCCAACCGTTACCACTACCAAGGCCCCAGGCCCCAACCCTTACCACTACCAATGCCCCAGGCCCCAACCCTCACCACTACCAAGGCCCCAGGCCCCAACCCTCACTACTACCAAGGCCCCAACCCTTACCATTACCAAGGCCCCAGGCCCCAACCCTTACCACTACCAATGCCCCAGGCCCCAACCCTCACTACTACCAAGGCCCCAACCCTTACCATTACCAAGGCCCCAG GCCACAATCCTCACCACGACAAAGAATCCAAGCCCAACCCGCACCACTACAAAGGCCCCAAGCCAAAACCCACTGTGAAGGCTCCAAACCTGACCCCTACGAAGGTCCCAGCCCTCGCCACCACAAAGACCCCAACCCTCACCCCTATGAAGGTCCCAGCCCTCACCACTCCAAAGGTAGTGTGA